One Candidatus Krumholzibacteriia bacterium DNA segment encodes these proteins:
- a CDS encoding FtsW/RodA/SpoVE family cell cycle protein, giving the protein MSSWLAEFDRRIVVLVASLLVLGAVLVHGASAYDPGTADPGSVGALPAHLVRIGVALVACLFVSQIDYRLVARYAEVGVVLSVAALLMVEFGAFAFGNAGIDRWLDIAGVPFQPAEFAKIFLVLALPSWIDRDPGRLRGPLRSWAPIVAMPLVVGGLIAAQPNFGSALALCLIVATILWVGGMPLRWVTAGATAIVGAAWLAFTHYPKLITRAEAWRNVFLREQTALDADFQSFHAVMGMGNGGLFGVRAGEGITRFAFVPESDTDFVFAIAGEQFGFVGVVLVVLAFGFLVARGLKVAHAARDGHAYLTAVAVSTMIGVYAFLNLAMVSSLVPVMGLPLPFVSWGGTALLTNMIGVGVLLNVARSVRRPRRVDARWQGARA; this is encoded by the coding sequence GTGAGTTCGTGGCTGGCCGAGTTCGACCGTCGGATCGTCGTGTTGGTGGCGTCGCTGCTGGTGCTCGGCGCGGTGCTCGTCCACGGCGCGAGTGCGTACGATCCCGGGACCGCCGATCCGGGATCCGTGGGTGCTCTGCCCGCGCATCTGGTGCGCATCGGTGTGGCGCTGGTCGCCTGCCTGTTCGTGTCGCAGATCGACTACCGGCTGGTGGCGCGGTACGCCGAGGTGGGGGTCGTCCTCTCGGTCGCCGCCCTCCTGATGGTCGAGTTCGGGGCCTTCGCCTTCGGCAACGCCGGCATCGATCGCTGGCTCGACATAGCCGGTGTGCCCTTCCAGCCCGCCGAGTTCGCCAAGATCTTCCTGGTGCTGGCCCTTCCGTCCTGGATCGATCGCGATCCGGGTCGTCTGCGGGGCCCCCTGCGTTCGTGGGCGCCGATCGTGGCGATGCCGTTGGTGGTCGGAGGACTCATCGCCGCCCAACCGAACTTCGGCAGCGCGCTGGCCCTGTGTCTGATCGTCGCCACGATCCTCTGGGTCGGCGGAATGCCACTGCGCTGGGTGACGGCGGGCGCAACGGCGATCGTGGGGGCGGCGTGGCTCGCGTTCACGCACTACCCGAAGCTGATCACCCGCGCCGAGGCGTGGCGGAACGTCTTCCTGCGCGAACAGACCGCGCTCGACGCCGACTTCCAGTCCTTCCACGCGGTCATGGGTATGGGCAACGGTGGACTGTTCGGCGTGCGCGCCGGTGAGGGCATCACGCGTTTCGCCTTCGTGCCCGAGTCCGACACGGACTTCGTGTTCGCCATTGCGGGCGAGCAGTTCGGGTTCGTGGGCGTGGTGCTGGTGGTCCTCGCGTTCGGATTCCTGGTCGCGCGCGGGCTGAAGGTCGCGCATGCCGCGCGGGACGGACACGCCTATCTCACGGCCGTTGCCGTGTCGACGATGATCGGTGTCTACGCGTTCCTGAACCTTGCGATGGTCAGCAGTCTCGTGCCGGTCATGGGTCTACCGCTTCCCTTCGTCAGCTGGGGCGGAACGGCGTTGCTCACGAACATGATCGGCGTGGGCGTACTGCTGAACGTTGCTCGTTCGGTGCGGCGTCCCCGCCGCGTGGACGCCCGGTGGCAGGGGGCGCGCGCATGA
- the murD gene encoding UDP-N-acetylmuramoyl-L-alanine--D-glutamate ligase, producing MTSKVLPAHEAWTDTVVGVLGLGRSGRGAVALLERHGAQAIAFDDRSPADLPGDVVAELAEWGVEFRAARDDVRGTVSVLDALVVSPGVPSEHPLVRAAEQRGTSVIGELELASRRARGRILAVTGTNGKSTTVSLVHAILRQAGHDAVLVGNIGTAVSDHVEEVDENGLLVIECSSFQLERVEHFAPAVAAVLNLAPDHLDRYPSFEAYGEAKRNILRASTPSTAYVYPVDQAPMNQWAEDTPARRAGFARDRAENTVTWIEDGWIVRRSEAGPERVLALDTIPLVGGHNQMNVLAAVAMVHDLDLDPGGIAEAVAGFRGLPHRAVTVDTDDGRTWIDDSKATNVHAATATLRGLSGRVVALFGGRGKGEDYTPLADHSDRLRVAVCFGEEGQVVAEAIGDRVRCITCADMRTALSRACQLAEVGDTVLLSPACASFDEFGSFAERGEVFQEWVRTHVGGAS from the coding sequence GTGACGTCGAAGGTCCTGCCCGCGCACGAAGCCTGGACGGACACCGTGGTCGGTGTGCTCGGTCTGGGACGCTCCGGACGCGGCGCGGTGGCGCTGCTCGAGCGCCACGGTGCGCAGGCGATCGCCTTCGACGACCGTTCGCCCGCGGATCTCCCCGGTGACGTGGTGGCCGAACTGGCCGAGTGGGGGGTGGAGTTCCGTGCCGCGCGCGACGACGTGCGCGGCACGGTCTCCGTCCTCGACGCGCTCGTCGTCAGTCCCGGCGTGCCGTCCGAGCATCCGCTGGTGCGCGCCGCCGAGCAGCGCGGCACCTCGGTGATCGGAGAACTCGAACTCGCCTCGCGCCGTGCCCGCGGCCGGATCCTGGCCGTGACCGGCACCAACGGCAAGAGCACCACCGTGAGTCTCGTCCACGCGATCCTTCGGCAGGCCGGACACGATGCGGTCCTCGTGGGCAACATCGGCACCGCCGTGAGCGATCACGTGGAAGAGGTCGACGAGAACGGCCTGCTCGTGATCGAGTGCAGTAGCTTCCAACTCGAGCGGGTGGAACACTTCGCGCCGGCCGTGGCCGCGGTGCTGAACCTGGCTCCCGATCATCTCGATCGCTACCCGTCCTTCGAGGCCTACGGTGAGGCCAAGCGCAACATCCTCCGTGCGTCCACGCCCTCCACTGCCTACGTGTATCCGGTGGACCAGGCGCCCATGAACCAGTGGGCCGAGGACACGCCGGCCCGGCGCGCCGGATTCGCCCGGGATCGCGCCGAGAACACGGTGACATGGATCGAAGACGGCTGGATCGTGCGTCGCTCGGAAGCAGGGCCCGAGCGCGTGCTCGCGCTCGACACCATCCCGCTGGTCGGAGGCCACAACCAGATGAACGTCCTCGCGGCGGTCGCGATGGTCCACGATCTCGATCTCGATCCCGGCGGGATCGCCGAGGCGGTCGCAGGTTTCCGGGGTCTTCCCCACCGTGCGGTGACCGTGGACACCGATGACGGACGCACCTGGATCGACGACAGCAAGGCCACGAACGTGCACGCGGCGACCGCCACTCTGCGCGGGCTGAGCGGTCGAGTGGTCGCGCTCTTCGGCGGACGCGGCAAGGGCGAGGACTACACACCCCTGGCCGATCATTCCGATCGACTCCGGGTCGCGGTGTGCTTCGGCGAGGAAGGTCAGGTGGTGGCCGAGGCGATCGGTGACCGGGTTCGGTGCATCACGTGTGCGGACATGCGGACCGCCCTCTCCCGGGCCTGCCAACTGGCCGAGGTCGGCGACACGGTTCTCCTGAGTCCGGCCTGCGCGAGCTTCGACGAATTCGGCAGCTTCGCCGAGCGCGGTGAGGTCTTCCAGGAGTGGGTCCGCACGCACGTGGGAGGTGCGTCGTGA
- a CDS encoding UDP-N-acetylmuramoyl-L-alanyl-D-glutamate--2,6-diaminopimelate ligase, producing MTDRLRDLIEGFDHRIIGDPDVAIHDVTSDSRRVGPGSAFVAVRGSQVDGHAFLSGAVEAGASAVVVDTAGAIGLELGEEVTRVVVEDSRAALGHMVRRRSGHPDRALTVVAVTGTNGKTTVSHLVRDLLDQTGRRCGLIGTIRYDVLDREYAAPLTTPAPEELLPLLATIRDHGGQAVSMEASSHALDQRRLAGIEVDVAAFTNLSHEHLDYHGDLESYFAAKRRLLAHLDQPGREKPAGHAVVYADDPFLGVREWPSDAIRVGTGNDCRVRARSIRCDAEGITLDVELDGVEHRLSSVLLGDYNAANLLVVAGIGTALGIAPADLAASFPALRPVPGRLEPVELEGGPQVLIDYAHTPEGMRSALDTVRSIVDGRLFVVFGCGGDRDRAKRPAMASIAVERADRVVLTLDNPRTEDPARIFADAEPGFAAAPERARRIDDRADAVAEVLREAGPADTVLICGKGHETYQIVGTEKIPWDDRVVLRDVWREIGDAR from the coding sequence ATGACCGATCGTCTGCGCGATCTGATCGAGGGATTCGATCACCGGATCATCGGCGATCCCGACGTGGCGATCCACGACGTCACGTCCGACAGCCGTCGCGTCGGGCCGGGAAGTGCCTTCGTGGCCGTACGAGGATCGCAGGTCGACGGCCACGCCTTCCTCTCCGGCGCCGTCGAGGCGGGCGCGAGCGCGGTCGTGGTCGACACGGCCGGTGCGATCGGACTCGAACTCGGCGAAGAAGTGACCCGGGTGGTCGTCGAGGACTCCCGTGCCGCACTCGGTCACATGGTCCGTCGTCGCTCCGGTCATCCGGACCGCGCGTTGACCGTGGTCGCGGTCACCGGGACGAACGGGAAGACCACGGTCAGTCATCTCGTGAGGGATCTCCTCGATCAAACGGGGCGTCGCTGTGGCCTGATCGGGACGATCCGCTACGACGTACTCGACCGCGAGTACGCCGCGCCCCTGACCACACCCGCGCCCGAGGAACTGCTGCCGTTGCTCGCGACCATCCGCGACCACGGTGGCCAAGCGGTGTCGATGGAGGCCAGCAGCCATGCCCTCGACCAGCGCCGTCTGGCGGGAATCGAGGTCGACGTGGCGGCGTTCACGAACCTCTCGCACGAACACCTCGACTACCACGGCGACCTCGAGTCCTACTTCGCGGCGAAGCGTCGCCTGCTCGCCCATCTCGATCAGCCCGGGCGCGAGAAGCCGGCCGGGCATGCGGTCGTGTACGCCGATGATCCGTTCCTGGGTGTTCGCGAATGGCCCTCCGACGCCATCCGTGTCGGGACCGGCAACGATTGCCGAGTCCGTGCACGCTCGATCCGCTGCGACGCCGAGGGAATCACCCTCGACGTGGAACTCGATGGTGTCGAACATCGTCTGAGCAGCGTTCTGCTCGGTGATTACAACGCGGCGAACCTGCTGGTCGTGGCCGGGATCGGGACCGCGCTCGGGATCGCACCCGCCGATCTGGCCGCGTCCTTCCCCGCGCTCCGCCCCGTGCCCGGGCGGTTGGAGCCCGTGGAGCTCGAGGGCGGTCCCCAGGTGCTGATCGACTACGCCCACACGCCGGAGGGCATGCGGAGCGCACTGGACACGGTGCGCTCGATCGTCGACGGGAGGCTGTTCGTGGTCTTCGGGTGCGGTGGTGACCGCGACCGCGCCAAACGCCCGGCCATGGCGTCGATCGCGGTCGAGCGCGCCGACCGGGTCGTCCTCACGCTGGACAACCCGCGGACCGAGGATCCCGCGCGGATCTTCGCCGACGCCGAGCCGGGGTTCGCCGCGGCGCCGGAGCGGGCGCGGCGCATCGACGACCGCGCCGACGCCGTCGCCGAGGTGCTGCGCGAAGCCGGGCCGGCGGACACCGTCCTGATCTGCGGCAAGGGGCACGAGACCTACCAGATCGTCGGCACCGAGAAGATCCCCTGGGACGATCGCGTGGTCCTCCGGGACGTGTGGCGCGAGATCGGAGACGCGCGATGA
- the murF gene encoding UDP-N-acetylmuramoyl-tripeptide--D-alanyl-D-alanine ligase — protein sequence MSFDLRELVAWWRDAGIDVVVRDAAGARIEPPARVLARAAYDHRLCDTDTMFCAVQGESTHGVRFLRDAFVAGVPVALVEGRAPFHDEVNGVVVEVPDARIALATAATQWLRAHDPVVVGITGSNGKTTTKDFLAAALAGDRVAAASPGNLNSRWGMPAAILGFSGDEDVLVLEMGASGPDEIGRLAQIASPWMGCITNVAPAHLEFFGSVDEVARTKGQLIEALPSNGVAVLNRDDPRFESLRARSGAQNVISFGADPTADLRVERAESVDDGIAVRIGGVEGVLPVFGTVNADNAAAAMAMAEALGVRREDALERLAAASLSPHRSRRLQAAGRTLIDDSYNANPASVREALGSLAATRAVRRVVVLGEMAELGPDAVPMHREVLGVALESGLDRVVVIGDSYAAAAVGAEDARIVRFDRQEPAEIAAWLDAATDEGDAVLFKGSRSGALERILDAFVERVAGPTKGDD from the coding sequence ATGAGTTTCGACCTGCGCGAGCTGGTCGCCTGGTGGCGCGACGCCGGGATCGACGTCGTCGTGCGCGATGCGGCCGGAGCCCGTATCGAACCGCCCGCGCGCGTCCTCGCGCGCGCCGCCTACGACCACCGCCTCTGCGACACCGACACCATGTTCTGCGCGGTGCAGGGCGAGTCGACGCACGGCGTCCGCTTCCTCCGCGACGCCTTCGTGGCCGGCGTGCCGGTGGCGTTGGTCGAAGGCCGGGCACCGTTCCACGACGAGGTGAACGGCGTGGTGGTCGAGGTGCCCGACGCCAGGATCGCCCTGGCCACCGCGGCGACGCAGTGGTTGCGCGCGCACGACCCCGTGGTCGTGGGCATCACCGGGAGCAACGGCAAGACCACGACCAAGGACTTCCTCGCAGCTGCGCTCGCGGGTGATCGAGTTGCCGCCGCCAGCCCCGGCAATCTCAACAGTCGCTGGGGCATGCCCGCGGCGATCCTGGGTTTCTCGGGCGACGAGGACGTGCTCGTGCTCGAGATGGGGGCGTCGGGTCCCGATGAGATCGGTCGTCTGGCGCAGATCGCATCGCCGTGGATGGGGTGCATCACGAACGTCGCGCCGGCGCACCTGGAATTCTTCGGTAGTGTCGACGAGGTCGCACGGACCAAGGGTCAGCTGATCGAGGCGCTGCCCTCGAACGGAGTCGCGGTGTTGAACCGCGACGATCCGCGTTTCGAATCGTTGCGCGCCCGTAGTGGCGCCCAGAACGTGATCTCCTTCGGGGCGGATCCGACGGCGGACCTCCGCGTGGAGCGGGCCGAGAGTGTCGACGACGGCATCGCCGTACGCATCGGAGGGGTCGAGGGAGTGCTGCCGGTGTTCGGGACGGTGAACGCCGACAACGCAGCAGCAGCCATGGCCATGGCCGAGGCCCTCGGTGTTCGTCGTGAGGACGCACTCGAGCGTCTTGCCGCAGCATCGCTGTCGCCGCATCGGAGCCGCCGACTCCAGGCGGCCGGGAGGACCCTGATCGACGACAGCTACAACGCGAATCCCGCCAGCGTGCGCGAGGCCCTGGGAAGCCTCGCCGCCACCCGGGCCGTGCGGCGTGTCGTCGTACTGGGCGAGATGGCCGAACTCGGTCCCGACGCGGTGCCCATGCACCGCGAGGTCCTGGGCGTCGCTCTGGAGTCGGGGCTCGACCGAGTCGTGGTGATCGGGGACTCCTACGCCGCCGCCGCCGTTGGCGCGGAGGACGCGCGCATCGTCCGCTTCGATCGTCAGGAGCCCGCGGAGATCGCCGCCTGGTTGGACGCAGCGACCGATGAAGGCGATGCCGTTCTGTTCAAGGGTAGTCGCAGTGGAGCACTCGAGCGGATCCTCGACGCATTCGTCGAACGCGTCGCCGGTCCCACGAAGGGGGACGACTGA
- the murG gene encoding undecaprenyldiphospho-muramoylpentapeptide beta-N-acetylglucosaminyltransferase, whose product MSVRVLMVGGGTGGHVYPAVAIAEALQRLAPRTSIRFVGGRRGIEGRLVPEHGFRLHRYPAAGLRGLGLAGALRFAVAFGVASALSLALVMRWRPDLVIATGGYASAAPAVVAALLGVPLWLQEQNSAPGSTNRILARFAERAYVAFAPARAPLSAAREISDAPNPVRASVRESHGVAPSESDYARFDLRPDRPTLLVFGGSRGAATLNRAVAEGWPRLRDETAWQVLLQTGEQDLESTRAVVNRAQDDALRARVLSYIDDMAAAYRIADLVVCRAGALTLAELAAVGRPSLLVPFPHATDDHQRRNAEVLAEAGAARWVDDAEFDGERLVDEVVALGEDADTLATMAAAARHWGGETDGAETIARDALTRIEGKRGR is encoded by the coding sequence ATGAGTGTACGTGTTCTCATGGTGGGGGGTGGCACCGGCGGGCACGTGTACCCCGCGGTCGCGATCGCGGAGGCCCTGCAACGGCTCGCACCCCGGACCTCGATCCGTTTCGTCGGTGGTCGTCGGGGGATCGAGGGGCGGTTGGTCCCCGAACACGGTTTCCGCCTGCACCGATATCCCGCGGCAGGGCTGCGTGGCCTGGGCCTGGCCGGAGCCCTGCGATTCGCGGTGGCCTTCGGCGTGGCGTCGGCGCTCTCGTTGGCCCTGGTGATGCGGTGGCGTCCCGATCTGGTGATCGCCACCGGCGGCTACGCGAGCGCCGCGCCGGCCGTCGTGGCCGCGTTGCTCGGCGTGCCGCTCTGGCTGCAGGAACAGAACTCGGCTCCGGGTTCCACCAACCGGATCCTGGCCCGTTTCGCCGAGCGCGCCTATGTCGCCTTCGCCCCGGCGCGCGCCCCACTGAGTGCGGCGCGGGAGATCTCCGACGCCCCGAATCCCGTGCGGGCCTCTGTGCGCGAGAGCCATGGTGTCGCCCCGAGCGAGTCCGACTACGCCCGCTTCGATCTACGCCCGGACCGCCCCACGCTGCTCGTCTTCGGCGGCAGTCGGGGAGCGGCCACGCTGAACCGCGCCGTGGCCGAGGGATGGCCGCGTCTGCGCGACGAAACCGCATGGCAGGTCCTGCTCCAGACGGGTGAGCAGGATCTCGAGAGCACCCGCGCTGTCGTCAACCGCGCTCAGGACGACGCCCTACGGGCGCGGGTGCTCTCGTACATCGACGACATGGCGGCGGCGTACCGGATCGCCGATCTGGTGGTGTGCCGGGCGGGGGCACTCACGCTGGCCGAGCTGGCCGCCGTCGGTCGTCCGTCGCTTCTCGTTCCCTTTCCCCACGCGACCGACGACCACCAGCGACGCAACGCCGAGGTGCTGGCCGAGGCGGGTGCGGCGCGTTGGGTGGACGATGCGGAGTTCGACGGAGAACGACTGGTCGACGAAGTCGTCGCTCTCGGCGAGGATGCCGACACGTTGGCCACGATGGCCGCCGCGGCCCGTCATTGGGGTGGCGAGACCGACGGAGCCGAGACCATTGCGCGCGACGCACTCACGCGGATCGAAGGGAAGAGGGGTCGATGA
- the mraY gene encoding phospho-N-acetylmuramoyl-pentapeptide-transferase yields the protein MFHVFVEQLVDLWSPFNVFRYITFRSAYATLTALLICFFFGNWTIRMLREKQIGESIREEGPEHHRSKAGTPTMGGLLIVAAIVIPVLLWGDLRSQPVIMALAATLYMGLLGFLDDYFKLRRHKSGLSGRWKLLFQALFGLVVGYWIMRQPEFGPMATKTTVPFLAEITLDWGWLYLPLAVLVFSGTTNAVNLADGLDGLAVGLCLFCFIAYAGLGYVTGNAVFADYLRIPFIPGVGELAVFATATVGACLGFLWYNSHPAQVFMGDTGSMALGGALASLALLTKHELLLVIVGGVFVAEAASTFIQVVSYKMRGKRVFKMAPLHHHFELLGWSETKVVIRFWIVGAMLALLTISTLKIR from the coding sequence ATGTTCCACGTGTTCGTCGAGCAGCTCGTGGACCTGTGGAGTCCCTTCAATGTGTTCCGGTACATCACGTTCCGCAGCGCCTACGCCACGCTCACGGCCCTGCTCATCTGCTTCTTCTTCGGCAACTGGACCATTCGGATGCTGCGCGAGAAGCAGATCGGCGAGAGCATCCGCGAAGAGGGCCCCGAGCATCACCGGTCGAAGGCGGGCACGCCCACCATGGGCGGTCTGCTCATCGTGGCCGCGATCGTGATCCCCGTGCTGTTGTGGGGTGATCTGCGGAGTCAGCCGGTGATCATGGCGCTGGCCGCGACCCTGTACATGGGCCTGCTCGGCTTCCTCGACGACTACTTCAAGCTGCGCCGGCACAAGTCGGGGTTGAGTGGGCGCTGGAAGTTGCTCTTCCAGGCACTCTTCGGTCTGGTCGTGGGCTACTGGATCATGCGCCAGCCCGAGTTCGGTCCGATGGCCACGAAGACCACCGTGCCCTTCCTGGCCGAGATCACGCTGGACTGGGGATGGCTGTACCTGCCTCTGGCGGTGCTCGTGTTCTCGGGAACGACGAATGCGGTGAACCTGGCCGACGGCCTCGACGGTCTGGCGGTGGGTTTGTGTCTGTTCTGCTTCATCGCCTACGCCGGCCTGGGTTACGTGACCGGCAACGCCGTCTTCGCGGACTACCTGCGGATTCCGTTCATCCCCGGGGTCGGCGAACTGGCCGTGTTCGCAACGGCCACGGTCGGCGCCTGCCTCGGCTTCCTCTGGTACAACAGTCATCCGGCCCAGGTCTTCATGGGCGACACGGGATCGATGGCACTCGGTGGCGCTCTGGCCTCGCTGGCACTGTTGACCAAGCACGAACTGCTGCTGGTGATCGTCGGCGGTGTCTTCGTGGCCGAGGCTGCGAGCACCTTCATCCAGGTCGTCAGCTACAAGATGCGTGGCAAGCGCGTGTTCAAGATGGCTCCGCTCCATCACCACTTCGAGCTGCTGGGGTGGAGCGAGACCAAGGTCGTCATCCGATTCTGGATCGTCGGCGCCATGTTGGCGCTGTTGACGATCAGCACCCTCAAGATCCGCTAG
- a CDS encoding penicillin-binding transpeptidase domain-containing protein yields the protein MSRRYSTGRFAVVATVFALAFVALLGRFAWIQVVRSDHWRARAQVRSTDVVDEPARRGRLLDRSGRVLAATEEWTVVGVSRPTRWRREGDVARLAALLGCTVEEIDRRLRRDVRHVVLGEFRIDAATRKELLEVAPVSFERRARRVYPHGDVAVSLLGLVRESGDGVTGLEAVFDDVLSGEPGRVLERRDAARIVRDRRVLEPPVDGADLRLTVDLHVQAIVERELESARLEAGAHRAQAMVLDPSTGDVIALAQTPADPEPLPDDPEMSRWRVMPATDVFEPGSVFKLFTAASLLRRGVCDTSTVFDGMREHPDQYRSKKEFPGGYTIRDVHPVGRVSLRHAFARSSNIVFATAALELLERTEIHDDFRAFGFGEYPGVGFPGETAGILRSPDDPRWSKRTKSTLAIGQEVAVSLLQLGAGAAAVLGDGNLRRPRFVSTIERTDGTVESLPPVVRRRGVVGAEVTSRLRAMTTDVVATDYGTGSRARVAGLEVGGKTGTAQVAERGGGYIDGIYNPTFIGLAPARDPRLVMVVVFHRAPGRTATGGGVAAPVFASIVREVAASTRLLDEGVRETVTPAAMIQAPHLVGRSVAEIRELAVRASWGESLGSLPEQGSVVAQIPPPGTPMRPGARIQVAFGREGR from the coding sequence ATGAGTCGACGCTACTCGACCGGGCGCTTCGCCGTCGTCGCGACCGTGTTCGCGCTCGCCTTCGTCGCGTTGCTCGGGCGCTTCGCATGGATCCAGGTCGTCCGTTCCGATCACTGGCGTGCGCGGGCGCAGGTGCGCTCGACCGATGTCGTCGACGAGCCGGCACGCCGTGGGCGCCTGCTCGACCGGTCGGGGCGGGTGCTGGCCGCGACCGAGGAGTGGACGGTGGTGGGCGTGTCCCGACCCACCCGCTGGCGTCGCGAGGGAGACGTCGCACGACTGGCGGCACTGCTCGGATGCACGGTGGAAGAGATCGATCGCCGCTTGCGGCGCGACGTGCGCCATGTCGTGCTCGGTGAATTCCGCATCGACGCTGCCACACGCAAGGAACTGCTCGAGGTCGCGCCGGTCTCCTTCGAACGTCGAGCACGGCGGGTGTACCCGCACGGGGACGTGGCCGTTTCGCTCCTCGGTCTGGTGCGCGAGAGCGGCGACGGTGTCACGGGACTCGAGGCCGTGTTCGACGACGTTCTGTCGGGTGAGCCGGGAAGGGTGCTCGAGCGCCGCGACGCCGCACGCATCGTGCGGGACCGTCGTGTCCTGGAGCCGCCCGTCGACGGTGCCGATCTGCGTCTCACGGTCGACCTGCACGTGCAGGCGATCGTGGAGCGTGAACTGGAGAGCGCGCGGCTCGAGGCCGGAGCGCACCGGGCGCAGGCCATGGTACTCGATCCCTCGACGGGGGACGTGATCGCCCTGGCGCAGACGCCCGCGGATCCCGAACCCCTTCCGGACGATCCGGAGATGAGTCGCTGGCGCGTGATGCCGGCCACCGACGTCTTCGAGCCCGGAAGCGTGTTCAAGCTCTTCACGGCCGCGTCGTTGCTGCGGCGCGGTGTCTGCGACACGTCGACGGTCTTCGACGGCATGCGCGAGCATCCGGACCAGTATCGCAGCAAGAAGGAGTTCCCCGGCGGCTACACGATCCGCGACGTGCACCCGGTGGGACGCGTGTCCCTCCGTCATGCCTTCGCGCGCAGCAGCAACATCGTCTTCGCCACCGCCGCGCTCGAGCTCCTCGAGCGGACCGAGATCCACGACGACTTCCGGGCCTTCGGCTTCGGCGAATATCCCGGCGTGGGCTTCCCCGGCGAGACCGCCGGAATCCTGCGCAGCCCCGACGACCCGCGCTGGTCGAAGCGTACGAAGAGTACGCTGGCGATCGGCCAGGAGGTCGCGGTCAGCCTGCTCCAGCTCGGGGCCGGAGCCGCTGCCGTTCTGGGTGACGGGAACCTGAGACGGCCGCGCTTCGTGAGCACGATCGAACGCACCGACGGGACGGTCGAGTCCCTCCCGCCCGTCGTGCGCCGGCGGGGCGTCGTGGGTGCCGAGGTCACCTCACGTCTCCGCGCCATGACGACCGACGTCGTGGCCACCGACTACGGAACCGGCAGCCGGGCACGAGTTGCCGGCCTCGAGGTCGGGGGCAAGACGGGGACCGCGCAGGTCGCCGAACGGGGCGGCGGCTACATCGACGGGATCTACAATCCGACCTTCATCGGCCTCGCTCCCGCGCGCGATCCGCGACTGGTGATGGTCGTGGTGTTCCATCGCGCGCCCGGTCGGACGGCGACCGGGGGTGGTGTGGCGGCGCCGGTCTTCGCGTCGATCGTGCGCGAGGTCGCGGCGAGCACGAGGCTGCTCGACGAGGGCGTTCGCGAGACCGTGACTCCCGCTGCCATGATCCAGGCACCGCACCTCGTCGGTCGCAGTGTGGCCGAGATCCGCGAACTGGCCGTGCGTGCCTCCTGGGGAGAGTCCCTGGGGAGTCTTCCCGAACAGGGATCGGTCGTGGCGCAGATTCCACCCCCGGGCACGCCCATGCGTCCGGGCGCGCGGATCCAGGTCGCCTTCGGTCGGGAGGGACGATGA